In Hahella sp. KA22, one genomic interval encodes:
- a CDS encoding glutathione S-transferase family protein, producing MLTVHHLGRSQSERIVWLCEELGIDYALKCYERRADNKMAPPEYKTLHPLGAAPIITDGDLVLGESGAIIEYLVAVYGSGRMTIKPGASGYTDYLYWLHFANGTFQALILRMLSLERVDASDNNAPLTMAKERFQLMLSMMEKKLGESDYLAGDTLTAADIMIIFSLTTMRLFKPYDLSQYPNILAYLHRIGARPAYRRAMQKAEPGLIPVLGAKLPVIAL from the coding sequence ATGCTGACCGTTCATCACTTGGGGCGCTCTCAGTCGGAGAGAATCGTCTGGCTTTGCGAAGAACTTGGAATCGACTATGCACTCAAATGCTATGAGCGCAGGGCGGACAATAAAATGGCGCCGCCGGAGTATAAAACCCTGCACCCCCTCGGCGCCGCGCCGATCATTACTGATGGCGACCTCGTGCTCGGCGAATCCGGGGCCATCATAGAATATCTGGTTGCGGTGTACGGCAGTGGCCGTATGACGATCAAGCCAGGAGCATCCGGTTACACCGACTACCTGTATTGGCTTCACTTCGCCAATGGCACGTTTCAGGCGCTGATACTAAGAATGCTATCGCTAGAACGCGTAGACGCCTCGGACAACAACGCCCCCCTGACAATGGCGAAAGAGCGTTTCCAACTGATGCTATCCATGATGGAAAAGAAACTGGGAGAATCAGACTATCTCGCCGGAGACACACTGACCGCAGCAGATATCATGATCATCTTCTCACTCACCACGATGAGACTGTTTAAACCCTACGACCTCTCACAATACCCAAATATCTTGGCTTACCTGCATCGTATCGGCGCACGGCCAGCATACCGGCGAGCTATGCAAAAAGCAGAGCCTGGCTTGATTCCTGTTCTGGGAGCCAAGTTGCCAGTAATAGCACTTTAA
- a CDS encoding amidohydrolase — protein MSGFPDFPDAAQQSTLSAIRQSFHREPELSWTEFRTSARLCAELSELGFDVLYGKALYGERKPSNPPEAEVTRQAYARAEAALGRNDSHLAAMAGNLTGLCATLDSGRPGPVWGFRFDIDALPIEESRDSSHPPAAKGFASDNPGVMHACGHDGHLTIGLGLAQRLAATREQWRGRVHLFFQPAEEVGGGGVVFADLPQLREVERFMTLHLGIVDAYQIICDATWICAKIYDVQFRGRASHAGNAPQDGRNALLAACQAVQGLYALPRHSGGLSRINVGRFHSANAHNVIADDVRFRYEVRGANNDVADYMAQQAEQVLGGAAMMNGVEYEKTTFAEFSGWPNSPELAAKAETIARELGLPEELLQRPYLVPASEDAGYMVRQVRDQGGLATHLILGCPVGDGHHSGAFDFDERLLPWGVEIFYRMVADGEVK, from the coding sequence ATGAGCGGCTTCCCCGATTTTCCCGATGCAGCGCAGCAGTCAACGTTAAGCGCCATACGACAGAGTTTTCATCGCGAACCTGAGTTGTCCTGGACTGAGTTTCGCACCAGCGCGCGACTGTGCGCCGAGCTGTCTGAGCTTGGCTTCGACGTGCTTTACGGCAAGGCGCTATATGGCGAACGCAAGCCATCCAATCCTCCTGAAGCGGAGGTCACCCGGCAGGCTTACGCCCGTGCGGAAGCCGCTCTGGGCAGGAACGATTCGCACCTCGCCGCAATGGCCGGCAATCTCACCGGTCTTTGCGCGACACTGGACAGTGGACGCCCGGGCCCAGTGTGGGGATTCCGTTTTGATATCGACGCCCTACCCATTGAGGAAAGCCGCGATTCTTCGCATCCTCCCGCCGCAAAGGGGTTCGCCTCAGACAACCCTGGCGTCATGCACGCCTGCGGTCATGACGGGCATCTCACCATCGGACTGGGACTCGCGCAGCGCCTCGCCGCCACGCGTGAGCAATGGCGCGGGCGCGTTCATTTGTTTTTCCAGCCCGCAGAGGAAGTCGGCGGAGGCGGAGTCGTCTTTGCGGACCTGCCGCAGTTGCGTGAAGTCGAACGCTTCATGACCTTGCATCTGGGCATTGTTGACGCCTACCAGATCATCTGCGACGCCACCTGGATCTGCGCCAAAATCTACGACGTCCAATTCCGGGGGCGCGCCAGTCATGCTGGCAACGCGCCGCAGGATGGACGTAACGCCTTATTGGCCGCCTGTCAGGCGGTGCAGGGACTGTACGCCCTGCCCCGACACAGCGGAGGCTTATCACGCATCAACGTCGGACGTTTTCATTCCGCCAACGCCCACAATGTCATCGCTGACGATGTGCGCTTCCGATATGAAGTGCGCGGCGCCAACAACGATGTGGCTGATTACATGGCGCAGCAGGCGGAACAAGTGTTAGGCGGCGCGGCGATGATGAATGGCGTGGAATATGAAAAAACCACCTTCGCCGAATTTTCGGGGTGGCCTAATAGTCCGGAACTGGCGGCGAAGGCGGAGACAATCGCCCGCGAATTGGGGCTGCCTGAGGAGTTGCTGCAACGGCCTTATCTGGTTCCGGCCAGTGAAGACGCCGGCTATATGGTGCGGCAAGTGCGGGATCAGGGGGGACTGGCCACCCACCTGATATTGGGATGTCCAGTCGGAGACGGCCACCACAGCGGCGCTTTCGATTTTGACGAGCGCTTATTGCCCTGGGGTGTGGAGATATTCTATCGCATGGTGGCCGACGGCGAAGTGAAGTAA
- a CDS encoding right-handed parallel beta-helix repeat-containing protein: MMKNKTLCITALACLTLSGCGGGNDTTGDASNGGSNSGESEVEIVAGALYVSPDGDDGNDGHLTSEGGTGPWKTLQKAAATAVAGETVYVRAGEYKEPGPIPGSEKLWGVRAQNDGEEGKPIVFAGYPKDDAMPIVDMDYEAPCFTLYGRQHVVIKGFEMRECRGAGVWVMSGSGRDNLYLTIANNYIHHIDGGAGTNVAGVRMDTVGYGVIANNRIHHIRVDGVDNGNAAGVLSYRMYETTINNNELYDAHSGIFHKAPDYEGRKGGIFRNNLIHDVSKAFYFNTNIGVPAPGAHVNTEIRQNVVYGVETFIYDWTFGANTQNKGLKLYNNTIIGANLNVRGFTEFEFHHNILFGGANITTTYQEDVFTDDQKFPPGLKAVDYNLYSEDFTATLGRYSSETINYASLGEWQVAGATFDKFSLNVPNGTPDINSATTSDPKFQNAGDHDYRLKSESPALHPDGNIGAYIKNTDQIGPDW, translated from the coding sequence ATGATGAAGAATAAAACGCTATGCATAACGGCTCTGGCATGCCTCACATTGAGCGGCTGTGGCGGGGGAAATGATACGACAGGCGACGCCTCGAACGGGGGGAGCAACTCCGGTGAGAGCGAGGTGGAGATTGTCGCTGGGGCTTTGTATGTCAGCCCGGATGGCGATGACGGCAATGATGGTCACCTAACGTCAGAGGGGGGAACCGGCCCTTGGAAAACGCTGCAGAAAGCGGCCGCCACCGCGGTAGCGGGAGAGACCGTCTACGTTCGCGCTGGCGAATACAAAGAACCGGGTCCGATTCCAGGCAGCGAGAAACTCTGGGGCGTACGGGCGCAGAACGATGGCGAGGAGGGCAAACCGATTGTTTTCGCCGGTTATCCGAAAGACGACGCTATGCCAATAGTGGATATGGATTATGAAGCGCCCTGCTTTACTCTGTATGGCCGTCAGCATGTCGTCATCAAAGGCTTTGAGATGCGTGAGTGCCGCGGAGCTGGCGTTTGGGTCATGAGCGGCAGCGGACGGGATAATCTCTATCTCACCATTGCGAATAACTATATTCATCATATTGACGGCGGCGCAGGAACCAATGTGGCGGGCGTGCGTATGGACACTGTCGGCTACGGCGTCATCGCCAATAACCGCATTCACCATATACGCGTCGATGGCGTGGATAACGGCAACGCCGCCGGCGTGCTGAGTTACCGCATGTATGAAACCACCATCAATAACAATGAGCTCTACGACGCCCACTCAGGCATTTTTCATAAAGCCCCGGACTATGAAGGGCGTAAAGGCGGCATATTCAGAAATAATCTGATTCATGACGTTTCCAAGGCGTTCTATTTCAACACTAATATTGGCGTGCCCGCCCCTGGGGCTCATGTGAATACGGAAATTCGGCAGAATGTGGTGTATGGCGTCGAGACCTTTATTTACGACTGGACGTTTGGCGCCAACACTCAGAATAAAGGGCTGAAGTTGTATAACAATACGATTATCGGCGCCAATCTGAATGTTCGCGGCTTCACTGAATTTGAGTTCCATCACAACATTCTGTTCGGCGGAGCCAACATCACTACGACCTATCAGGAAGATGTTTTCACCGATGATCAGAAGTTTCCTCCCGGTCTGAAAGCCGTCGATTACAACCTGTATTCGGAGGACTTTACCGCCACGTTGGGACGCTATAGCTCGGAAACGATCAATTATGCTTCGCTGGGAGAATGGCAAGTGGCGGGAGCGACTTTCGACAAATTTTCCCTGAACGTTCCCAACGGCACTCCGGATATCAACAGCGCGACCACCAGCGACCCGAAATTCCAGAATGCAGGCGACCACGACTATCGGCTCAAATCAGAGTCACCGGCTTTGCATCCCGACGGAAATATCGGCGCTTACATCAAAAATACTGACCAGATCGGACCTGATTGGTGA
- a CDS encoding ImmA/IrrE family metallo-endopeptidase, giving the protein MRTGVSGFQPARLIQARESLGITRVALATLVGVSPATISNWEKGSQSPEEDKLRALGEAVKFPMNWFLKNSPEHGNEPYFFRSLASSTKTAREMARVRLNWVAEMANTLGQWVNWPKVNVPSIPEKVFLKITDGEIETLAAECRKVWKLGMGPISDVVLTLENAGVIFVRDEIGYLKMDGVSHWSQLDSRPYVFVTADKANGIRNRFDAAHELGHLVLHRNVDEPTFKQHYKEIERQADLFAGCFLLPAESFSAEVSWPTLETLLSLKPRWKTSVAAMIMRCYQLDIIDDDQKLRLFKGRSARGWTKGEPYDNQFPFEEPRLLNRAVRMLVDQNVLSRTELSHRLGLSEYLVESLCGLPKGFFSPKSTESNLVELKALLKENASKPKNNNGGNVLDFPGNRTK; this is encoded by the coding sequence ATGAGAACTGGAGTCAGTGGATTCCAGCCTGCGAGATTAATCCAGGCTAGAGAATCATTAGGCATAACAAGGGTCGCATTAGCGACCCTTGTTGGTGTTTCACCAGCAACCATCTCAAATTGGGAGAAAGGTAGTCAGTCCCCAGAGGAAGACAAACTTCGCGCGCTGGGCGAAGCCGTAAAGTTCCCTATGAATTGGTTTTTGAAAAACTCACCAGAGCATGGTAACGAACCCTATTTTTTCAGATCACTCGCATCATCAACCAAGACTGCAAGAGAGATGGCGAGAGTTCGATTAAATTGGGTGGCGGAGATGGCAAACACTTTGGGCCAATGGGTAAACTGGCCTAAAGTTAATGTTCCCTCTATACCAGAAAAAGTATTTCTCAAAATCACAGATGGTGAAATTGAAACTTTGGCTGCCGAGTGTAGAAAGGTTTGGAAGTTGGGCATGGGGCCAATTTCTGATGTTGTTCTTACGCTGGAAAATGCCGGCGTAATATTCGTACGCGATGAAATCGGCTATTTAAAAATGGACGGTGTTTCTCATTGGAGCCAGTTAGACAGTAGACCTTATGTTTTTGTCACGGCTGATAAAGCAAATGGAATTCGGAATAGATTTGACGCAGCCCATGAACTAGGCCACTTGGTACTTCACAGAAATGTCGATGAACCGACTTTTAAGCAACACTATAAGGAAATCGAGCGACAGGCAGACCTTTTTGCAGGATGTTTTTTATTGCCTGCTGAATCATTTTCTGCGGAAGTTAGTTGGCCAACGCTAGAGACATTATTATCGTTAAAACCACGCTGGAAAACCTCTGTGGCAGCAATGATCATGAGATGCTACCAGCTTGACATCATAGATGACGACCAGAAACTGAGATTATTCAAAGGACGTTCCGCAAGAGGCTGGACAAAAGGCGAACCGTATGACAATCAGTTTCCATTTGAAGAACCTAGATTGCTAAACAGAGCCGTCAGGATGCTTGTTGATCAAAACGTTCTCAGTCGAACTGAACTCTCTCACAGGCTTGGTCTTTCAGAGTATTTAGTAGAGTCTTTGTGCGGATTACCTAAGGGTTTTTTCTCACCCAAATCAACCGAAAGTAATTTAGTGGAGCTGAAAGCATTATTGAAAGAAAATGCCAGCAAGCCTAAAAACAATAACGGGGGAAATGTTCTCGACTTTCCCGGAAATAGAACGAAATAA
- a CDS encoding Xaa-Pro peptidase family protein: MMENVSGRYFKDAEYQRRRAQVRTSMSSRGLDACLIASPENIYYLTGLDHQGYFASQLLILPASGQPILITRAMEKATVRDQAPDVLHIGYSDGSEPLPGEDDVAISEDAWSMTMGAPTRDATRKRPNLTPSAAVRETVKALHDTGLGQGVIGIDMNSTFLPYSVAEGVMNGAPDAEWRQLDNLVDDVRIVQSPAELELTREAAAISDSMMLSAIAAAGPGVNAREIMAAIYDAMFRRGGTYPGFVPLVRSTRTLAHEHGTWEDMALERGDLLFLEMAGCVRRYHAPIGRFVFVGEAPSEAQRVNTICREAMLAAADAIKPGVRAGDVYETWQAVLDRNNLAHYSRHHCGYSIGIGYPPSWSGSGVPVGLRRNSDLQLREGMTFHLMSWLLNSGIGDAFLSDTVEVTANSCEFLTTVNREVLYR, encoded by the coding sequence ATGATGGAAAATGTCAGCGGTCGCTATTTCAAAGACGCCGAGTACCAGCGTCGACGCGCGCAGGTGAGAACCAGCATGTCATCGCGGGGGTTGGATGCTTGCCTGATCGCCAGCCCAGAGAATATCTACTATCTAACCGGCCTGGACCATCAAGGGTATTTCGCCAGCCAACTGTTGATTTTACCCGCCAGCGGTCAGCCAATTCTCATCACCCGCGCCATGGAAAAGGCCACGGTGCGGGATCAGGCGCCGGATGTCCTTCATATCGGATACAGCGATGGCAGCGAGCCGCTTCCTGGAGAAGACGATGTCGCCATTTCCGAAGACGCCTGGTCGATGACCATGGGAGCCCCCACGCGCGACGCCACTCGCAAACGCCCCAACCTCACTCCCAGCGCGGCAGTGCGCGAAACCGTGAAAGCCTTACATGACACTGGTTTGGGGCAAGGCGTAATTGGCATCGACATGAACAGTACGTTTTTGCCCTACTCCGTCGCAGAAGGCGTCATGAATGGCGCTCCAGATGCGGAATGGCGCCAGCTCGACAACTTGGTGGACGACGTACGCATCGTTCAATCCCCCGCAGAGCTGGAGCTGACGAGGGAAGCCGCCGCCATCTCCGATTCCATGATGCTCTCCGCCATCGCCGCCGCAGGCCCTGGCGTAAACGCCCGGGAAATCATGGCCGCTATTTACGACGCCATGTTCCGACGCGGCGGCACCTACCCCGGTTTCGTACCTTTGGTGCGATCCACCCGCACCCTCGCTCACGAACACGGCACCTGGGAAGATATGGCGCTGGAGCGAGGCGACCTGTTGTTTCTGGAAATGGCGGGTTGCGTGCGCCGCTATCATGCGCCTATCGGCCGTTTTGTCTTTGTTGGCGAAGCGCCCTCGGAAGCGCAACGGGTCAACACGATATGCAGGGAAGCCATGCTGGCCGCCGCCGACGCCATCAAGCCCGGCGTAAGGGCGGGCGATGTGTACGAGACATGGCAGGCTGTACTGGACCGCAATAATCTGGCTCACTATTCCCGTCACCATTGCGGCTACTCCATCGGTATTGGCTATCCGCCCAGCTGGTCCGGCAGCGGCGTTCCCGTGGGACTGCGCCGTAATTCTGATTTGCAGTTACGCGAGGGGATGACGTTTCACTTGATGAGCTGGCTGCTCAATTCCGGCATAGGCGACGCCTTTTTATCCGATACCGTGGAAGTCACCGCCAATAGCTGCGAGTTTTTAACCACGGTAAACCGGGAAGTCTTGTATCGTTAG
- a CDS encoding integrase family protein, whose protein sequence is MERQFNFTKQAIEDLPLPDTRIEYRDEKIPELRLRVTSTGVKSFSVFKRVSGGSPVRITLGKYPGLSPVRARTLALKHLADLSDGVNPNEQRRVEAMSAVTLGETFERYKRARKLKVSTLRGYEGVVSNHLKKLVDKPLKDIDRRVIVDIHAGIASKAQADLTMRVLRAIFNFAKYEYCRQDGSSIFPENPVEILSHRKQWNNVRRRQTHLRPGELSVFYNALQEVRQQETPTGQSICDAMLFALLTGLRRGEIFSLKWNDVNLRAAIFTVYDTKNGLPLELPITKHIDELFRKQKGRIPSEFVFSAENEYGQVREPKKVVAKVKKLSDTHCDFHDLRRTFATTAEHLDVGSYKLKRLMNHSTGRDDVTAGYIILTAETLRQSAEKIQNYFVKRMDSTNVVAFTKVI, encoded by the coding sequence GTGGAACGACAATTCAACTTCACCAAGCAGGCCATAGAAGACCTACCTCTGCCTGATACCCGGATTGAGTACCGGGATGAAAAGATTCCTGAACTGCGCCTGCGGGTTACTTCAACCGGAGTAAAAAGTTTCTCTGTGTTCAAGCGTGTATCGGGTGGCAGCCCGGTGCGGATCACTCTTGGCAAGTATCCGGGCCTATCACCGGTCAGGGCTCGAACGCTGGCCCTGAAACACCTGGCTGACCTGAGTGACGGGGTGAATCCGAATGAGCAGCGACGTGTTGAGGCTATGTCGGCTGTGACGCTGGGCGAAACTTTTGAACGCTACAAGCGCGCCCGTAAGCTCAAGGTGTCCACATTGAGGGGGTATGAAGGCGTGGTAAGCAACCACCTTAAGAAGCTCGTGGATAAGCCTCTCAAGGACATTGATCGCCGGGTGATTGTCGACATTCATGCGGGCATCGCCTCCAAGGCCCAAGCAGACCTGACCATGCGAGTGCTGAGGGCAATATTCAACTTTGCCAAGTATGAATACTGCCGACAGGACGGCTCCTCGATCTTTCCTGAAAACCCGGTTGAGATCCTGTCTCATCGTAAGCAGTGGAACAATGTTCGACGCAGGCAGACCCATCTCCGACCTGGTGAGCTGTCAGTTTTCTATAACGCCCTGCAGGAGGTTAGGCAACAGGAAACGCCTACCGGTCAATCCATCTGTGATGCAATGCTGTTTGCCCTGCTGACGGGGCTAAGGCGTGGTGAAATCTTCAGCCTGAAGTGGAACGACGTGAATCTGCGGGCGGCTATCTTTACCGTCTATGACACCAAGAACGGGCTGCCGTTGGAGCTGCCAATCACCAAGCATATCGACGAGCTGTTCCGGAAACAGAAGGGCCGTATTCCCTCCGAGTTCGTATTTTCTGCCGAGAATGAGTATGGTCAGGTGCGGGAGCCAAAGAAGGTGGTAGCCAAGGTAAAGAAGCTATCGGACACCCATTGCGACTTCCACGACCTGAGGCGGACATTTGCCACCACGGCAGAGCATCTGGACGTAGGTAGCTATAAACTAAAGCGCCTGATGAATCACTCCACTGGGCGGGATGACGTGACAGCCGGGTATATCATTCTAACGGCGGAGACCCTGCGGCAGTCTGCGGAGAAGATCCAGAACTATTTTGTTAAGCGAATGGATAGCACAAATGTCGTAGCGTTTACGAAAGTAATCTGA
- a CDS encoding AraC family transcriptional regulator — protein MNSETSIKRTVISREGVGATASILTRNDLFIGKFVTDYPTLILVKRGKKTLLMDERRVVLLPGDAVAIGAGAACDVENETDDGQFEADWIVCPRALIHKVEPDFPKLKGVQGIVSMQGLGGEFTLTFERGLQAIREPKTVPDLIAVHRVCELLHWLASSGYVFRSDERANIQRKVRLLIGAEPDRKWSSQDIAESLAMSEATLRRKLAKEGQTFGEILVDVRMPLALSLLQSTDAAIGCVAYLVGYESASRFSVRFKQRFGFSPTAIRGAAGQRPDREVIK, from the coding sequence ATGAACTCAGAGACTTCTATCAAACGGACAGTTATCTCCAGAGAAGGCGTAGGAGCCACCGCGTCTATACTGACGCGCAATGATTTGTTCATAGGCAAATTCGTCACCGATTACCCAACGCTTATCTTGGTTAAACGCGGGAAAAAGACTTTGCTCATGGATGAGCGGCGCGTCGTTCTGCTTCCCGGCGACGCTGTCGCCATCGGGGCGGGCGCGGCCTGCGATGTAGAGAATGAAACCGATGACGGTCAGTTTGAGGCTGACTGGATAGTTTGCCCTCGGGCGCTCATTCACAAAGTGGAACCCGATTTTCCAAAGCTCAAAGGCGTGCAAGGCATCGTTTCCATGCAAGGGCTGGGAGGAGAGTTCACCCTCACCTTCGAACGCGGCCTTCAGGCCATCAGGGAGCCGAAGACAGTCCCGGACCTGATCGCAGTACATCGTGTCTGCGAACTTCTACACTGGTTAGCGAGCTCAGGATATGTATTCAGATCTGATGAGCGGGCGAATATTCAGCGAAAAGTGCGTTTACTAATTGGCGCGGAGCCGGACAGGAAGTGGTCCTCGCAAGACATCGCCGAATCGCTGGCCATGAGCGAGGCGACGCTTAGACGCAAGCTAGCCAAAGAGGGGCAAACCTTCGGTGAAATTCTTGTGGATGTTCGAATGCCGTTAGCCTTGTCATTGCTACAGTCAACGGACGCCGCCATCGGCTGTGTCGCCTATCTGGTCGGATACGAATCAGCTTCGCGTTTCTCAGTGAGATTCAAGCAGCGCTTCGGCTTTTCGCCCACGGCTATCCGGGGTGCGGCGGGACAACGACCAGACAGGGAAGTCATTAAATAA
- a CDS encoding aldehyde dehydrogenase family protein produces MSQIDVYNPFTRELEFSQPSQTFESVNLRINDAQDASYYWRRLKPEERAEHVMKALDYFRHHRPDIAQGVTREVGKPLKAAGEELDFMLERAEYLCRFAKDGALRPSRHPEYDDPSFEGRIECRAKGVVYIITPWNYPLFCAINGTVCALLSGSAVVLKHTTTPSVGAHFENAFGVMAGIENLLINVTVDFDVSARIIEEADINHVVFTGSVKGGRAVQQSVAKRAFNDVADPFIASSLELGGSDAAYIAEDADLEDAAFWAVRIGRLHNSGQSCCAVKRIYAHASIYDAFLDKAQAIMEEQKNGDPMEESTSLGPLHGGEATLNNLLAMTQEAQQDGARLLCGGTTERIGVVDFLKPTLLADAKPNMRVLQEETFGPVLPVMSVSNDDEAIEQALNSAYGLTSSIFTASRQRAEQYIAAMETGTVFVNRCNFVDARLGWIGQRSSGNGSLALAPEGLQAFSARKSVNLDPSKLR; encoded by the coding sequence ATGAGTCAAATCGACGTCTACAATCCTTTCACCCGTGAGCTGGAGTTCTCCCAGCCCTCGCAGACATTCGAGTCCGTCAACTTACGAATCAATGACGCCCAGGACGCCTCCTATTACTGGCGCAGATTGAAGCCCGAAGAGCGCGCCGAGCACGTCATGAAAGCTCTGGATTATTTCCGCCATCATCGCCCGGATATCGCGCAGGGCGTTACCCGGGAGGTCGGCAAACCTCTGAAGGCGGCGGGAGAAGAGCTGGATTTCATGCTTGAGCGTGCGGAGTATCTGTGTCGCTTCGCCAAAGACGGCGCCCTGCGCCCAAGTCGTCACCCCGAGTATGACGATCCCAGTTTTGAGGGCCGCATTGAATGCCGAGCCAAGGGCGTCGTCTATATCATTACCCCTTGGAATTATCCCCTGTTCTGCGCCATCAACGGCACGGTCTGCGCGTTGTTGAGCGGCAGCGCCGTTGTGCTCAAACACACCACGACGCCTTCCGTCGGCGCGCACTTCGAAAACGCCTTCGGCGTCATGGCCGGCATTGAGAATCTGCTCATCAATGTGACCGTGGACTTCGATGTTTCCGCGCGCATCATTGAAGAGGCCGACATCAATCATGTGGTGTTCACCGGGTCTGTGAAAGGCGGCCGGGCCGTTCAACAGAGCGTGGCCAAACGCGCGTTCAACGATGTAGCAGACCCATTTATCGCCAGTTCTCTGGAGTTGGGCGGCAGCGACGCCGCCTATATCGCCGAAGACGCGGATCTTGAGGACGCCGCGTTCTGGGCGGTGAGAATCGGGCGACTGCACAATTCAGGACAGTCCTGTTGCGCCGTTAAACGCATCTATGCCCACGCCAGCATCTACGACGCCTTTCTGGATAAAGCACAGGCCATTATGGAAGAACAGAAAAACGGCGACCCCATGGAGGAATCAACGAGCCTGGGACCGCTACATGGCGGCGAGGCGACGCTGAACAACCTGCTGGCGATGACGCAGGAGGCGCAGCAGGACGGAGCCCGTCTGTTATGCGGCGGAACCACCGAGCGCATCGGCGTGGTCGACTTCCTCAAACCCACTTTGCTGGCCGACGCGAAGCCGAACATGCGCGTCTTGCAGGAGGAAACCTTCGGCCCTGTTTTACCGGTGATGTCCGTCAGCAACGATGATGAAGCCATTGAACAAGCACTGAATAGCGCCTATGGTCTGACCTCTTCTATCTTTACCGCTTCCCGACAGCGCGCCGAGCAGTATATCGCCGCCATGGAAACCGGTACGGTTTTCGTCAATCGCTGTAATTTCGTGGACGCGCGACTGGGTTGGATTGGTCAGCGTAGTTCCGGTAACGGCTCTCTGGCGCTGGCCCCGGAAGGATTGCAGGCTTTTAGCGCGCGCAAATCGGTTAACCTGGACCCCAGTAAGTTGCGCTGA